Within the Streptomyces vilmorinianum genome, the region GAGCACACCGACGGGGAAGTTGATGCCCATGACGGCGAAGATCACCGGGAAGATGTACATGAGCATCTTCTGCTGCTGCATGTACGGGGTCTTCACCGAGAGGTCGACGTTCTTCATCATCAGCTGGCGCTGCGTGTAGAACTGCGAGGCCGACATCAGGATGATCATGACCGCGGTGACGATGCGGACCGAGGTCAGCGAGGCGTCGAGGGCGGCGACCTCCGCGGCGCTGTCGGTGAAGGTGGCGGCCAGCGGGGCGCCGAAGATGTGCGCCTCACGGGCGCTCTCCAGCAGAGACTGGTTGATGACACCAATCTCCTTGCCGTCGGCGATGTGGGACAGCACCGCGTACAGGGCGAAGAAGAACGGCGACTGCGCCAGGATGGGAAGGCACGAGGAGAGCGGGTTGGTGCCCGTCTCCTTGTACAGCTTCATCATCTCTTCGGACTGACGCTGCTTGTCGCTCTTGTAGCGCTCCTGGATCGCCTTCATCTTCGGCTGGAGCGCCTGCATGTTCCGGGTCGACTTGATCTGCTTGACGAACAGCGGGATCAGACAGATCCGGATCAGCACCACGAGGGACACGATCGACAGGCCCCAGGCCCAGCCCGTGTCAGGGCCGAAGATCGCCCCGTACAGCTTGTGGAACTGGACGATCACCCATGAGACAGGTGTGGTGATGAAGCTGAAAAAATTGGCAATCGTGTCCACTAATCAGGCTCCTTGAGCATTGGGCGAGGTCTCTGCGGCCGGGCTCGTCTCGGCGGTGGACCCGCCCTTGTCGCCACGCAGCGCGTTCCGCAGCAGTTCGTGCCAGCGAGGACGCTTGCGCGGAGGCACGTGGTCCACGCCGCCGGGCGACCACGGATTGCACCGCAGGATGCGCCAGGCGGTCAGGGCTGTGCCCTTGATCGCGCCATGCCGGTCGATGGCCGTGAATCCGTAGTGGGAACA harbors:
- the yidC gene encoding membrane protein insertase YidC, whose translation is MDTIANFFSFITTPVSWVIVQFHKLYGAIFGPDTGWAWGLSIVSLVVLIRICLIPLFVKQIKSTRNMQALQPKMKAIQERYKSDKQRQSEEMMKLYKETGTNPLSSCLPILAQSPFFFALYAVLSHIADGKEIGVINQSLLESAREAHIFGAPLAATFTDSAAEVAALDASLTSVRIVTAVMIILMSASQFYTQRQLMMKNVDLSVKTPYMQQQKMLMYIFPVIFAVMGINFPVGVLVYWLTTNVWTMGQQMYVINQNPTPGSKAQDAYLQRLLKSVTAHGEVRGRRRKNTVKAIVAKGSDRNDNERRFFGGLAKAGFAAQADGTVIKSDTVTAEAEGGTAVKRQQPKRQTKAKRQAAAAQHSTAKGTEDTAGSGDSTEEPTTSLEKKPQDAAKDAAEGDKPARPSRANSGGSRQAKSGQRKGQQRPKHPSSKK
- the yidD gene encoding membrane protein insertion efficiency factor YidD: MKYPLLALIKLYQWTISPLLGPVCRYYPSCSHYGFTAIDRHGAIKGTALTAWRILRCNPWSPGGVDHVPPRKRPRWHELLRNALRGDKGGSTAETSPAAETSPNAQGA